AGGAGGCAATTAGTAGCCTAGAAATATAGTGCTGTGCTAGATGAGCTTGAAGGCTGGATAAGCTTGATGCCTGGCTAAATACTTAGTATTATTCTTCCTATAAGTTCAGTTTACAAGTTTACTTTTGTTAATTAAAGAGGATAAGGATGGGTTCTAAAGTTGACAAAAGGAAAAACAAATGCAGTCAATTTTACTGACATGATCTGTTATAGAAAATATTTTCCTCCACATTGACCTCTAGTGGCCatctaatggtaaaataatAGCATCATCAAAATAGGTGTAGGGAGATGGAAATGGAGCGACTCTTAGCTGAATTTAGGATATGCTTTAAAAAGAACAGTTTATCAACAGACCAAATGGTATATAGTAATCTATAGACCTTGGGAACCTTACTTTTCCCTCAAAATCAATATCCTTCTATCTAAGTGACAAATGAGGTCATTTAGTTTCCCAATCTATCTCAACAGTTTGACCAAACTTGTGATCCATCACTTGTCCATTGACACTTAATTGGATACAAGTGTTCATTGCAGCATTAACTCCCTTTTCCACAAGCAACATTTAAAACACAATAGATTTTGTATTATTCATCATCACTATTGTTGACTTTTGTCAGTGTTAAAGCTTTGTGATAATGTTCAATGGCTTATTTTAAGCAGTCTTTTCCAACATACTGTATATCCCGGTGAAACTGCAGAGAATCATGTAAGCGTCATACTTGGTCAGATGCTATACAGTTATATTGATCACATTTATGAATTCTTCCAGTAATACATCATCAACACATCATGATCATTTCACATCTTGATGAGCATCATAGAATCCAAGCGAGTCAATTTATCTTGTAACTCTAGCATGACCAAATTGACCATGCATTGCTGTGCAGCCATGGAACATTATTGATCAAAGACGTGGAAAGGAGTCAATAGAGGGGAGCGTTCCTCAGTCTGGCCTTGTACTGTGGTTATGCCATCATCCTCCCCTTCACTTCAGCACAGTGGAATGAACCAAGGACTAAGCTCCACAGATCCTGCTCAACTCCCTGCCCTCTTCAGGCTATTGAAAATACACCATGGCTCATTACTCTGGAATCAACTTGTGAAATGGGGTGGAAAACAACAGAGGAAATGCTTGCAGCTGCTCAGTCAaccccaatgtgtgtgtgtgtgtgtgtgagtgcgtgtgtgtgtgtgtgtgcgtgttagatGAAATACAGCCTATGAGAGATTGGAAAAGATTCAGGATTTTGTTTTATATCATTTTTGTATCAGGACTGGGCACACAAAGGTTCCCCTGGAGAGATCCAGTAAGTGCTGCTTGGCAGGACCCAGGTGAACTGGAGTCAGGCTTGGTGCTCATTCATTCCCAGGTTTGCAGGCAAGTAGGTAGAAATATCGAACCCCAACTATCACTTCTGTTTCTGATGAAGTCACACCCATTACTGTTAACAACCTAGGAAAAGTGATAGagagattagagagagagaggggtaagagagtcagatggctgagcggtgagggagtcgggctagtaatctgaaggttgccagttcgattcccggccgtgccaaatgacgttgtgtccttgggcaaggcacttcaccctacttgcttcggggggaatgtccctgtacttactgtaagtcgctctggataagagcgtctgctaaatgactaaatgtaaaagagagagcgagagattgtACATTGCAAGTTTATGGGCTATAAGTGACTCCgacctgtgtgtgatgtggctgGACAGTCTCCTGGCCTCCTCTGGGTCCTTCTGCAGCAGAGCCTGGTAGCTGGAGAAGGACTCCACCATACCTATGTAGCTGGACACAGGCACAGACctcctaacccacacacactcctgcctacagtacacacacatggacacacacgcaaatatcACATCATCACACATATGTATGATAAGTACTATGTGTCTATTGGCTTGCCTCTTAGGCTTCAGAAAGGCTTCTCCACTCTACATGGATGATATCATCTACAAGATATGAATCATCTTGCTGTTTTACCATTCCTTCTCCGTGTAGGAAAGGGCCTCGTAGGTCTGTCTGTAGAGCTCCACAGAGCTTGGGCCAAGGTGAGGATTACGAtagggctgcagggctgcatAAAACTgtcaaagattttttttttttatatatcagAGACAGAATTCATTAGTTGATCTCGCATTGCTAGAGTCCAgtggtggggtggtgggatACATCACATTAAAGTCACCAGATTTTACGTTCCGTAACATGTCTTTTGCATGGTTTCTGTGTTTCTTTGATTCCTACCTCTTTGCAGACATCATTGAGAGAGTTGGGGCAGCAGTCTGCATGGCTCAGTTCCATGTCCATAGTGTAGTTGATCAGGGCCAGACAACCTCTTGGCTTTAGGACCCTGTTGGCCTCCTGTAGGAAGCGTGGTCGATCAAACCAGTGAAAAGCAGACATGGCTGTCAACAGATCCGCAGAACTGTCCCCAAATGGCAGGTTCTCAGCTGGAcagtgtctgcacacacacatgaaagagAATTTGATATGCAATGGACATGGTTGACATGTTGACACTGGTTACTCACACCCACATCTGAATACTGACCTGTAGGTGATGTTCTGGGCAGTGGCATGCTCCATGGCTACCTCTAATTGGGCAGGGCTAATGTCAGTCCCCACCACTGTTGAGAAGTGATTGGCCAGCAGCACAGTTCCCTGTCCAGACCCACAGCCAACATCTACTGCGAGTTCAAAAGGAAGGCCCTTCTGTAACAGACAACACTTCAAGGTTCTAAAGAAAGAATTGCAACCCAGGAATAGACTAAAGACAGCTATAAATTAAAGTTCCTACACAAGGaaaatgttttgtgtttacTAAATGTTCCTACCTTCTTCTCCAGGAAGACCAGCACCTTGTCTATGAGCTGAGCTGAAGGAGAAACTCTATATTTCCAGTAGGAGGCAGCATGCTCCTTCTCCTCAAACAGACGGTGAGCCATGGTGCTTCAACTCGTCAGCAACCCCAAATAAGTCAgctatacacagacagacagaacttcGGACTGGTTCGCTTTGCTGCTTATACTTCAACATGTGAACCCTGCTTTCCGTTCCCAGGGTTGTCCTTCCAAGGGCTATCGTAAAACAATGCATGGTCTATgtcctttttttcttcattcacaagggggtgggggtgtgtggcaTGTTTGCTGATGAGGTTTAAAGGGACAGTTCCATGCGAAACCTGTTAACTCAACCTTTTGTCCTCAAATGTTATGTTGTGGAATCCACATTCAATTCTAGTTTTGAATATCAATTGAATTGGAGTTGAGGATAtggcacacatgcacagtccTATGCAAATGGATACAAAAAAACAAGTAAAAATGCTTTCAGAATTATGTCATGATAGAAATTAAATAGTCATCAATCAAATAGTTTTGATAGTTAGAGGGTATTGTGAAGGGTTGACAGTAATTCCAGGTACTGCAGACCGATTGTACTAAAACACATGTTTTACCTCAACCAACTAGCACATAACTTCAATGGAAAGATGATGGCTCCCATTCAATGCACAATATAATAATAAGCACTGACCAACTGGCGCCAACATCAAACAATGATTTGTTTAGACTACTTCAGACAAAACTAACCAAGTATGATAGTGGAGCAAAGTGGGCTGTCCCTTTAAGAAGCTGAAGCAGAGCTTCTGTCATCAGGGGCAATGTAGGGGCAAAGGGTCTGTCACAATCTATCAGACGACTTgtggagatagagggggagggacTTAATTGTGTTCTACTGAGGTGGAAATAATATGTTATGAATACAGATGAGTTCTTACCAAACCATGACAAAAAGTTCACACAAACCTAAAATGGTTAGCTTTATTCATCAAAACAAGACACAAGATTTATTAAAAAACAGAGAGGGTACTACACAGAAGCAAGAAGCATTAGGACTGCAGTGTTTACTAGTTATTGAATAAGGTGTGGTAGTTGATTTGGCGATGGCAACACAGACTATGTTCACTTGGGTTTGGATGCCAGGACACAGAAATATCCCAGGTGTATCTCCATCTCAGTGTCAGGTGAAGTGACGCCCATTTCTTTCAGGAGCCTACAACAATAGCAGTTCATTGATTAAGTTACTGATTAACTTCTGGACTGCTTTCCTCACGAACTTTCAGGTATGTATAGTGCATATGCATACTCTCACACTAGGAAGCCCCTTCAAATCAGCTCTGTAGTTTCTATAAAATAACATCATGGCTTCAGGTAGTACCATGAACACCTACTAACACCACTCATGTAAAAGGTTCTATTGGATTAGGGTCATAGTTATTTTGCCAGCTCATATCACCTGTTCTGTGTGTCGAGCAGCAGTGAGCTGGCAGCCTGTGGCTCTGCCCTGCTGTAGGCCTGGTACATGGAGAAGGACTCTAGAAAGCCCACCAGGGCCCTCACTGAGATGGGCTGGCTCACCTGTACACAATCAACTCTaatggggaagaggagaagagataagATCTGTGGGTCTCTGTACCTTTTAATCAACTACTTTGTAAACCACACGTCCTATTGTGCTTAGCCACAAGGGGCAGTATGTGTGGCTAGATTGggtttacctctctttctctggaaaGGGAATAGCGGCGTAGAGGTCCTGCAGTTTACTATCGGCCACAGCCACCCTGGTACTGGTGTAAGGCAACAGGGACTTCTTGAACTGAAGACACAgggcacacacaaaacatacacCAGGGACACAACCTTAGACTGGAAATGGGCTTGTGTGTCGAAACCACATCGAACTTCTGTTCCAGTCTAATCCATTAAAGGAAGCACAGCTATATTTGAGAATTTTAGCTGTGGTTTTGTGGTTCACAAAAAAGGAGAGTGATCTACAGTTGTATTTCTAGCTGATTTTTGGGGGCAATGAATTGTACGTGTCCATACCTCTGCATGGATAAGGTTGAGTCTGTCGTCACAGGAGCCATAACGGAGGCTGAAGCTGTCAGTGTATCCCAGTAGAGCCATGCACCCACCTGGCTTCAGGACCCGAGCTGCTTCCACCAGGAACCGGGCCTGGTCAAACCAGTGGGCCGCTGAGGCGGCAGTAAGTAGGTCCACGGAACTATCTGGAAACGGGAGCTCCTCAGCGGTACCCTTCCTGTGAGTAAAGCAGAAGTAGGCTAGTTTAAAACCAGGCACTAACAATATTAAGTAGTCACTTAAGAGGCTTATGAGCCTGTTGTTATCTGTAATCATTGTTATCTTTCTTGTTATCTTGGTCACAGAGTGGTTGGCTAGCCTGCAACATTCTTAAAGTCAGGCTCAGAGGCATTgaatcaaagacatttcacaaaCATGTCAATTATATTACATATTAACTGCACATGGCTGGGGAACATTGACTGTTGGAACATTGACTGTTGGTCTCTGCAAACTGCTGTTTCACTGTGTTAGTCACACGGGCATAAACTCACCTGTAGGTGATATTGGGGTACCCTGACACTGCCCTGGCTTCCTCCAACTGTGATTCGCTGACATCAATGCCCACTACTTCCTGGAAGTGAGGCGCTAGCAGGCGGGAGTTCTGGCCTGTCCCACAGCCCAGGTCCACAGCTAGCATATGGGGCTTTCCTTTCTGAGGAGTCAACAGTCACAGTCCTACATAAATGAGTGTGTAAAGCACTGAAGACTTGACTGAGGCGATCTTATCTTGCATATAATGTAGACCTTGAAATCCCTCTGCAGACACTGCCTCTCCAGAATATGTTATAGCGCAATAAACCCACTCTCAACCTACACAAGCCTCACCTTCTGGTTCAGGTAGTTTAGGACAATGTCTGTGACCTTCTGCGGGGGTGCGATGCGGTACTTCTGGTAGATGGAGGCATGGTGTTTCCCCTCAAACAGCAGGAAGGACATGGTACTCTGTTCTTGTCTAGCAAGGGTCTTGTGTTGGTAAACCAAGGAACTGATGGACCAACAGGTGAGTTTGTCACAAACCTAAAGATTTTACACTCCTCTACGCATCACGTTATTATAAACTTTAAGACTGTCCTTTAGCTCATAACCAAGCTGTCCACCAAAATCGTTTGCATGTCTGTGAATCCATTTGGAAGTTTTAAGCCTTTTTGCGGTAGGCCACTCCCACTATCACTCCCACTAAACTAGCATGAActaacaccttcacacacacacatactttcgcACACACTTGATCCCAATGCAAAAAAAAACCTATATCGAAAACTCTGTCTGCCAAAAGGAGGGGACTTTTAGTACACCGACCAACCAAAGCAGCCAAATACATATTGAAGCCTAAACCAGGATAAACGTTGACAATAACACAAGAAAGCGATTTGAGAGATAAGAAGACAAACAAACGATGACACGCATTCTCAAACAAAATGTACTTACGTGTAGAGGACCGCTACTCTGCCTCCGAAATGTGCAAAATACGTCACTTTTAACTCCTTATTCCCCGAAGCACAGTTAGGCCTACGTTCGTGAACAAAATCCTGATttgtttcaaaaaaaaaaaaaaaaaaagaaaatcaggTGTGGACAAATGCTTGGGTTGAGTGATGATTAGCATTAGCCTATGATATTATCTAATATATCCAAAAGAACAGAGTGCACATCGAAAAGATACGATTAGTAAGTCGCTGAAGGtatacaagggggggggggggggggcaaaataATCATTATTCCCCCAGACATATAATTCTATTCAAGAAAGCATATTTGCTTAAATACTTGTTTTTGTGAAGGCAATAGTGTGGCTCTTCATATCAAGACTTATTCGAGACACTCCACATCTGTGAACCCCCTAGGGAAAACTCAAACATGCCCATATATATGTACATGCGCTCATACCTGCATATTTTTTCATAATGAAGTGCATATATTTTTCTTTCATTGTTATTTTTAAGAGATTCTTTCTCCACCAGTTTCTCCATCACCCTCTGGTGGCCAAGGAGCCTAAATgcagtgtgtgttactgtgggtAGCAGTTGTCGAGATGTTTAATTGTAAGTGTTGCATGAGTGTTGTGGTGAGTTACTGTGTGTTGAAAGCTGAAAACAACGAGGGGCAGGGCATTCTTATATAGAGCTTTCCTCCTCTGGAACAGACTTGTTCCTTGTTTGGAGCCAGGGccgatgcagcctgctttgactgggggagCAGTGAACATTTATGGGGGGGCatcatgattacggaagggGGTCGTATAATTTATATAACCATTATGTTATCATTTTTGagtctgcttaacgatccgagtgttaatcaggcgcggagccagACGTTATACGTTATTCGGGGCTTAACCGAACTGGTGGGGACTTTACCCTCactgttactgtaactgttATTTGTCCCTTCACATTTTCTATCCTACTTGGACCTAGTTGCCAAGTGGACATTGGTCTCCTAAGATAGGGCACACAGAGTTTGTAGTCCCTTCCTGTCCATCTACCTGGCTGTCCTGTGATGCTGTGCTGATCCTACACTTCCCAGGCCTGTGGCCACCACTGTCTAGTGACAATTTCACTTCATACTAGACTCTAGTGTGAAGTGACATTCCTTGTAGGCCTACAATATGATAACGATTAATGTACAAATGTAGCAGAGAAGCAGACATTATTgctgtttttcttcctctctttttttcacttGCATCATACCGACAATTCTTACCTTCCTCTTTTACCAAGTATTTTTCCGGTATGTACTTTATGAATATCAGACAAAAAACAGAGTAAAGACATGGTAACTGGACATGGACAGAGTCTGTTTGTTAATATGGTGAAAGATGTACATTTCCTGAGTATGCTGGTGTTGTGGATCCTGATGTGGCTATCCAGATACATACACAGTGTGTCTTCAGAAGGTGAGTTGTTTGTTTTACCAGAGACATTATTACACATCTTTGGAACACCCTTCATTTAGAAGAAGTATGGTACTAATCTCTGGTAAGTCATGCACCAAAAGAGTGTGACTTAACTGTTGTGTTTGGCGTGCTCACCAAAGAATATACAGGGAGAATATAGTACAGAGTCTTTGTCTACTCATAGTCATTTATAATATACATGTTGTCTCCTCACAGTGTCAACAAAGCAGGTCTTCTTCGTAGCTGGTGGCGATGAAAAACTATTtctcccatctcccccactGAGCCGTGGGACAAAGTACCAGTGGTTGAGGACCCCACATGATGGAAACCAATCGGAGTTAATTGTCACAATCAGTAGGAATAGTCAGAATCTGTTTTCACAAGGAGGCGAGCATAATATATCCATGGAGCCCCAGTCTTCTTTTGCAGGAGTATTTTTGTTCACCCAAACTGAACCAAATTTACTCCCATTGGCAAGATTTGAAGTGTTTGCTGTTGAATGTAAGTTGACCAGTTTCTCTCTGTTATAGCTTCAGATGTCCTTTTTTGTGCTTAAAACTTCACCAATGTGTACAATTTCACATGTTTCAAATTTGTATTGTCATTGGGATTGTTTACGTTTAGAATTAGGTTTACGAAATCACTGAGTATTTCCATTTGTTTCCATTTCAAGTTACACCGCCACGTTTAGCAGAGGTGGATCTGGGTTCTGATGTCAGTTTGAGCTGTAAGTTGCCTCACATGCCCGAGGCAGCCACACTGCAGTGGGAGGCtgaggacagcttctcttctcaCACCACATTGTTCTACAACCACACAGCCTACGTCATCATCCACAGTGTTGACCAGCAGAGCAAAAAGCGATACAACTGTGTAGTCCGACTAAATGGAACATGGGTATTTGGAGCAGGATTTTTGCTGAACATAAaagcatgtgtgtacagtattgtATGATTTATTACTAGTGATACAATCACATGCAAAGTAAATATTTCTAAATGAGGCGAATGTTTAAAGAACATTGTAACGGATGTGTGCCTACATGTGCTGTTGCATTTTAACTATAAATATCCTTTTTGAAAAAGGTGCCTTGATTAGTGACTTCACAAAGTAAATTATTTGATGATCAAATGATCAAGCACTGTCGGCTTTGGCATTGATTTAATGTACTTAGAATTTAGTGTCTAATGTTAACCTCGAACTTAAAACAAACTGATGGAATAATGACTTATCTGTTTAGTATTAATACTCAATACTTGCTTAACTCCCATTTACATTTTCGTTCATGTTTCTTTTTGTTCTCAGTCATATTAGAGACTCAGGTGACTTTATTCCGAGAGAGCAGCAACAGTAGTGAGGTGGATCTGAGTTGCAGGAGCATAAGTGAATACCTTACAGCCAAATGGACCAGGACCTCATCTTCTCAACAAACACCAGTTGTTCTGAGCTCATACAGTCGCATCTCATTGAATGTTGTTCAGCGAGACCGGTTCTCATCACCTGCCTTCAGTGGTGTTGACTACCCCATGCATATCTCATCACTGATATTTGAAGATGGTGGAGAATACAGATGCAGATTTGAGCATGTCTTAAATTCTGGGCATGTCTTCAGTTCTGAGCGTGTCTTCGTGAAACTCATTACTATTCAAGGTAAGTCCATGTACACTACAGTACTATCACTACACATGATTACCAATTATATTAAATCCACTGAtgttatctatatatatatatttgttgtaGTGTATATTCATGTCATTGTGCatacatatttattttattgttcaTTTGTAAGAATGAGATTGAGTCATGATCTTTTCTCCACCAGTTTCTGTTGCGCCCTCTGGTGATGAGGGTGGGGACCAGACAGTGGTCCTCACCTGTGAGCTGTCAGAGTTGAGCGATGTCCCAGTGACCCTGGCCtggctgaggagggagggcagcggGGTGCTGATGGTCCGACAGGAAGTCCTGACAGACAGCAGGCTGCTCAGTGTGACCCTGCCCAGCCTCCATAGAGACCAGCTGTTCTGGGAGTGTGTGGTCTTCTCTCAGGGCCTGCTCAGAGCCAGAGTAACCCTGAACCTCACAGACAGCTTCGAGAAGATCCCTACTCCTGTTACACCCAGCCCAAATGCAGGTAGGACCTGAAGATCTGGGTGAAATCATGAAGATATTTTCTTTCTATTGAAGTAATCCGAATAATCATTACACAGTTCACTCAACATAGAACTTctgcaaaacaaaaaatgacTAGATATCGaagctctcctccatctcttggaAATAGTCTTCGTCTATCTAGACGCCATCTAAAAAATTAGGCTTCAGCCCTTAAAACAGATCAAACTTTCAATCTGTGACACCATTCGACTGAAatcctccatgtctgtctgtctgtctgttaggtGGCGAAGTAAACCCCTTTCACCTTGGGATGATTGTGGCCTGCTCTGTGCTGCTCTTCACTGGGATCCTGACTGTGGCTCTGCTGTTCTACTACAGGGGagccagaaacagagagacagcttCAAGGCCTGTGCTGAACAGTGTGTAGTACGGTTTTATTCTCAGCTGGTACATAATGCACTTAGCAATATCACTGTAATGTATTGGGATTCAATCTCCTTGTGCTTTTCCTCTTGTTTGAAAGTTGTAGCGTCGCCCTCTCTGACTGATCAGGATGACCCAGTCTACGGCAACGTCACAAACAACCCCCCAGACCAAGGTGATCTATACAGACACTGAGTACAGTACAGACGTATCCATGGTGATCCACCGCTGGAACATTCTGGATGTAGCTCTGCTTTGGTagcacctgcagtgtgtggggGACGAGATGAGGACAGGGTCAGGTAGAGATCTAGTGAGAATAACCAGgtcttgtgtgtgaatgtagttCCAGACAGTCATAGGAGTCCAACAGAGGGAAAGAACAACATGGACATCCATTACTCTTGCATCTCTTTAAGTGGACTAAAGCCTAGAGGTGAGTtgataattaaaaaaatctaatgGGTCAGGGTAAACTCtcaaacatttgttttttttaaatgatcaaAATGTGCACCTTTTTCCTTTATACAGAGCAAAATGGGAATTCTGAAAAAAGTGGGGTAAAGTAAAAATGATCTTAGAACTTGATGTGAGATTCATGTgcagaaaaaaatatttattttgtta
The DNA window shown above is from Osmerus eperlanus chromosome 3, fOsmEpe2.1, whole genome shotgun sequence and carries:
- the LOC134017331 gene encoding putative methyltransferase DDB_G0268948, with the protein product MAHRLFEEKEHAASYWKYRVSPSAQLIDKVLVFLEKKKGLPFELAVDVGCGSGQGTVLLANHFSTVVGTDISPAQLEVAMEHATAQNITYRHCPAENLPFGDSSADLLTAMSAFHWFDRPRFLQEANRVLKPRGCLALINYTMDMELSHADCCPNSLNDVCKEFYAALQPYRNPHLGPSSVELYRQTYEALSYTEKEWQECVWVRRSVPVSSYIGMVESFSSYQALLQKDPEEARRLSSHITHRLLTVMGVTSSETEVIVGVRYFYLLACKPGNE
- the zgc:162396 gene encoding putative methyltransferase DDB_G0268948; translated protein: MSFLLFEGKHHASIYQKYRIAPPQKVTDIVLNYLNQKKGKPHMLAVDLGCGTGQNSRLLAPHFQEVVGIDVSESQLEEARAVSGYPNITYRKGTAEELPFPDSSVDLLTAASAAHWFDQARFLVEAARVLKPGGCMALLGYTDSFSLRYGSCDDRLNLIHAEFKKSLLPYTSTRVAVADSKLQDLYAAIPFPEKERVDCVQVSQPISVRALVGFLESFSMYQAYSRAEPQAASSLLLDTQNRLLKEMGVTSPDTEMEIHLGYFCVLASKPK
- the LOC134016452 gene encoding uncharacterized protein LOC134016452 — encoded protein: MVTGHGQSLFVNMVKDVHFLSMLVLWILMWLSRYIHSVSSEVSTKQVFFVAGGDEKLFLPSPPLSRGTKYQWLRTPHDGNQSELIVTISRNSQNLFSQGGEHNISMEPQSSFAGVFLFTQTEPNLLPLARFEVFAVEFTPPRLAEVDLGSDVSLSCKLPHMPEAATLQWEAEDSFSSHTTLFYNHTAYVIIHSVDQQSKKRYNCVVRLNGTWVFGAGFLLNIKAFILETQVTLFRESSNSSEVDLSCRSISEYLTAKWTRTSSSQQTPVVLSSYSRISLNVVQRDRFSSPAFSGVDYPMHISSLIFEDGGEYRCRFEHVLNSGHVFSSERVFVKLITIQVSVAPSGDEGGDQTVVLTCELSELSDVPVTLAWLRREGSGVLMVRQEVLTDSRLLSVTLPSLHRDQLFWECVVFSQGLLRARVTLNLTDSFEKIPTPVTPSPNAGGEVNPFHLGMIVACSVLLFTGILTVALLFYYRGARNRETASRPVLNIVASPSLTDQDDPVYGNVTNNPPDQVPDSHRSPTEGKNNMDIHYSCISLSGLKPREQNGNSEKSGDGDGVIYSAVSIN